In a genomic window of Halobiforma lacisalsi AJ5:
- the aglF gene encoding UTP--glucose-1-phosphate uridylyltransferase AglF, producing the protein MQAVVLAAGKGTRLRPLTDDKPKGMVEVDGKPILTHCFQQVVDLGAEELVVVVGYEKEQIIEHYGDEFRGVPITYTHQREQKGLAHALLTVEDHIDEEFVLMLGDNIFQANLEDVVNRQREQRADAAFLVEEVPWEEASRYGVCDTNEYGEITDVVEKPDDPPSNLVMTGFYTFTPAIFHACHLVQPSDRGEYELSEAIDLLIQSGRTIDAIRMDGWRIDVGYPEDREEAERRLQDERDGAQPSPESTSEASEG; encoded by the coding sequence ATGCAAGCTGTCGTACTCGCAGCCGGAAAGGGGACGCGGCTGCGGCCGCTGACCGATGACAAACCGAAGGGAATGGTCGAAGTCGACGGGAAACCCATTCTCACGCACTGTTTCCAGCAAGTCGTCGACCTCGGCGCCGAGGAACTCGTCGTCGTCGTCGGCTACGAAAAGGAGCAAATCATCGAACACTACGGGGACGAGTTCCGGGGCGTGCCGATCACGTACACCCACCAGCGCGAACAGAAGGGACTGGCTCACGCCCTGCTCACCGTCGAGGACCACATCGACGAGGAGTTCGTGCTCATGCTCGGAGACAACATCTTCCAGGCGAACCTCGAGGACGTGGTCAACCGCCAGCGGGAGCAGCGAGCCGACGCGGCGTTCCTCGTCGAAGAAGTGCCCTGGGAGGAGGCCTCCCGATACGGGGTCTGTGACACCAACGAGTACGGCGAGATCACCGACGTCGTCGAGAAACCCGACGATCCACCCTCTAATCTGGTGATGACCGGGTTCTACACGTTCACGCCGGCGATCTTTCACGCCTGTCACCTGGTCCAGCCCAGCGACCGCGGCGAGTACGAACTCAGCGAGGCGATCGACTTGCTGATCCAGTCCGGTCGGACGATCGATGCGATCCGGATGGACGGCTGGCGGATCGACGTCGGCTACCCGGAGGACCGCGAGGAGGCCGAACGTCGGTTGCAAGACGAACGAGACGGGGCCCAGCCTTCGCCCGAGAGCACGTCCGAGGCATCCGAGGGATGA